Below is a window of Podarcis muralis chromosome 5, rPodMur119.hap1.1, whole genome shotgun sequence DNA.
ACCATCATCCCATTTCTTTTCCCACTTTGCTTTCATATGCATGGCTTCTGGTGTTTTTGAACCGGTGCCCTAAATTCTAGCATTTGTACCCACAATgtgattcttcccctccccatttgttATTGCTATTCCTGCTCTTTAGTCTGCCGCTCCCTTTTGCCATCTTAAAGTAAGGAGCTAGAACGCAATCTGGAGAACAGATCCTTCAAGGGACTCAGGGTTCTGAACCTAGTCCCCATCTTTATCTTCTCAACCATCCTGTTAAGTGACCATCATGGCTTGGCAAGCATTTGAACTAGAACTCCCCAAGTCTTAGCCTGACATGCTCTCTCACAGCATCTCAGTGGTACCTTTAAAGGGCCCATTTTAATAATGAAAGTCGTATTAAGAAGTTTCAATGCCATTCTCTTTTCAATTTTACTTTTGTGCCTAAGGTAGGGAGCAGTTACTGTGTGCAATGGATTAATTAGTGataagctgctgctgctcttgattATTGGAAATCCAAAATATGTTCAGTTATGCATCGATTCACCCCAACACCAACACCAAATTGTTCCTAGGAATGGGGCCTGCTGATTGGCACAATGGAGGAAGCAAAGTCTCCCTGCCCTGTACATTGTGCAGCTGCCAACTTGGCATGCCACTGTAATGTGAACATAAAACACTGACCAATTAGTTAAGGACATGAAAGCTGGACACTTCTCTTACCCCCTCGGTTTTTCAATCCTGCTTCAGGTCCTTTTGGCAAAACGCAAATCTGACGGGAGGTTCTATGCTGTGAAAGTTCTGCAGAAGAAATCTATTCTCAAGAAAAAAGAGGTATCATTTCAAAggaatctacttgcactttcagcAAATGAGTTTTATTACTCTCTCCCTATGCTCTGTATATCGTgcccccctctctgtgtgtgcgtgagaGATTCTATCTGTGTCTATATCTGCAGGAGCACAACTCTTAATAGCTCTTCAGGTGAATAATTTCTGGGCTTTGAAAGCTATTTTATACTTGCCATCTCCCTGGAGTCGgctacattctttaaaaaaaaaaagtgtttaaaatgcattgtaacactgtgacactagatggcgctgtggagttctgtcTTTCAGCAACGttatttcccattatgaggtttacaacgcgttacaatgcgttttcctgaaatgttttttgcttgtgtctagatccagcctctaTCCTAACCCAAAAACATGGTCTGCCATTGGTGAACAGCATCACATTGGTCTGAGGGCCAAACTGCGCACAACACTAAATGTGTCCCTTGTAGATGAATGAAttgttcttctttctttcttttactctATAAATTGCACTTGTGGGGGTCTCAGGGATGGAAAAAGAATCCATTTCAAATGGGTTTATACACCGAAATTTGACATTCACAACCTGACTGTGCTTCATTGAGCTTCCGCTTATGTCTGAGCACccatgcatttatttttctttttaaagcctgACTAATTATATGCAAAATTATACATACATTATACTTGTAATATGTATGAGAGTCAGCCCTTGTAGAATAATAAGCATTTTCATACAGTTGTATGCATTGTATGTATAATAATGCAAATAATATACGagaatattttgcatttttgttggaGCCAGCAAAACTCTTCTTGTTGAGATCAAAGAGTAAGGTGGGGATGAGAAAAATAAAATTGGTGTATAGAAGCTAAACATCAAGATTTTCAGAAAATCCCATCCATGGCTCCAATTAGGACCCCAGCTCTCgctcggggggagggagggggtgtaaCCATTTCCTCCCATGCCAGAGATCCATTTAAAATTCCTCCTTCCCTTGAAGTTGCTGTTAGGCTTTGCTAAAGACatttatgtatatgtgtgtgactgTAGTGAATTTAATTTTGAAACGAAACAAAACTTGATCTGTGAACTtagcccttcctccctccctccctctctttctctctctctctctctgtctcggTTCTTCATAGCAAAATCACATAATGGCAGAACGCAATGTGCTCCTGAAGAATGTGAAACATCCTTTCCTTGTGGGGCTCCACTATTCCTTCCAGACCAAAGAGAAACTATACTTTGTACTGGACTATGTAAATGGAGGAGAGGTGAGTGAGTGTCAGTTTTTTGCATCACACAGAGCATTGGGTTCTGTCAGTGCTATCATTCTGGGCTTTACCTTCAACATGAATAGGTGCAATATTAAAAGTCTTCTGAATGATTCAGCATATGTTCAGTTCTAGTTATCATATTTAATACGCTGTACCCCTGTGGTCTTCAACTTTTTCAAACTTAGGACTACTTACTTATTCATCCATTTAGACCATTTGTACAGCACTCTTCAGGCAAAATACCGTATCTCCCAAAGCATCTTACAAACAATCAAAATAAGGCAGTCCCTGTCGGCAGGCTTACAATCTTAGCAAAACATGACAGACAAGGGAAAAGGGACAGTGAGGGATGTTAGAGAATTCCAACGAAAATGGAAACAGGTGAAGAAATTGCTTGTAGTCACTTATTCATCTGAttgcattctctcccccccccccatttgcactgaaatgaatggtgtaGAACAACATAATGACAACATAATgtatgtaattaattacataatttaTATAAGCTACGTAATTTCCCCAGCCCAGTGCATCCAGATGTCTTGTACCGCATCTCTGATGGGAAgagttgtggttcaaaacatctggagggcaccaggttgctgtGTTCCTGAAATAGCCGAGGAATAGGGCATCGGGTTGAATACTGAATACTTGGTATTCCATGAGTGTGGAATAATGAAGCTGTTTTCTGAGGAAAGTGTGTCAAATCCAAAACCCTGTTATAAGCAACCTGTTAAGTCTCTTGATTCAGGCATAGAGGTACTTACGGAATAAGTTTTCTCCAGCCTCAAATTCTCCCATCTTGGTTCATAGCTCTTCTTCCATTTGCAAAGAGAACGTTGCTTCTGTGAACCTCGGGCCCGGTTCTACGCAGCTGAAATGGCCAGTGCGGTGGGCTACCTCCATTCACTGAACATCATCTACCGGTACAGTATTTTTGCAATAACAGCAGGTAGCTTTAGTAAGATATATTAAGATGTTTCATAGGAAGCAATTTcaataatgctgctgctgctgtgatacATTAAGGTTGGAGTGTTTTTTTTCCAGAATAGTGTTGCCTTTAAAGAAGATAAAATTttaactcttctttttttttaaaaaaaagaatagtttGGAATgtcaacctccccacccccccacctcaGCCACTAAAGAGTTGATGAACTAGATTAGTAGTGGTCAAGAGGCAATCCTCCATATCACTAACCATTCCCTGTTTGTCCTAATGTGTTTCTTTCACACCCCAGAGCCACTTAACAGGGAGGTGGGAAACCTATACCCCTCCTGTTgttgtactacagctcccattattcctggcaactggccatgttggcatgggctgatgggagctggagtcttacACAGCAGTGCAATTTTCCATCACTTTTTTTATCGGCCCCTTCAAGGTTAGAAGAGTAGCAGGATGTCTGCACTAAAAAGTGTGGCATAATGACCAAACAATTGTGCCAATGAACAGATGATCTAGGAACGCTAGAAAATAAAGTTAAGTGTATAAGAGAACCAATTTCATTGGTGAAAGGTAACTCTGGAGACTTTTTGGAATCTGCAAGATGTAATTCTTTTAACAGATACATCTAAGCACTTGAAGCTGGCGAGGAGGATTCCCTGAAATCCCACCAGATTTTAATCACCATATTCccacctcccttattctctttcctcctttctttaGGGACTTGAAACCTGAAAATATTCTCTTGGATTGTCAGGTATGTATTTATGGATTCCTGCACATCACTGTGTGATCTACTTCAGTTGTTATTTGTTGGTAGGAAAAGTTTTGTAATTATACTGGGACAAACAAGTCAAATAGGAATGCAAAAGTGGCAAAATATGGAATACAGCTTCCTAAGGAGCTCAgtatttctcctttttcttttagggccATGTTGTACTGACTGATTTTGGACTTTGCAAAGAAGGAATGGAGCCAGAGGAAACAACATCTACTTTCTGCGGCACCCCAGAGGTATGATTATGAAAACACGTCTATGTGTTTCAATAGGTGATTTTGTCTCTGCTTTGACTTTTCCAAGGAACtgagcaccaccactgagaatggATTGTGCCAGCTGAGTAGGCTTTTTAGTCCTGTAGGCTTACACGGAGTAGCCCCTACTGATGTTGTTGTGCCATGACACACAATGCAATTCTCTAAATCTGGGATCACGAAACTAGTCATGGGCATTGTGGTACTATCAGACACCCCTTGGTGCCTGCCAAAGCCCTCTGCCCCTCTCaagttgtgatttattttttaattgaggTTAGGTGTtcgttcttttttccttttttagaaTAAGTGATAGTAGGATTGATGGAAAATGAAATGCAAGCAACAGCCAGATACCCATGCTCTTATGGGACCCATATGGAGATGCATTGCCTGTTTTCTGCTTGCTCATttgttttgcctgatttttttgtggggggtgttgCAGGATGTTTTGACTGCTTTGGTTTTTCGGGGGTTGGCTGTTTGTTGGAAGGTGCTTTTTGTTTGGGGGTTGctgcctgttgtttttttttttaatctgtgtttGTTTTGGAGTGTGGGTAGATGTTTTGCTTATTGTTTGCCCTTTTTCCATATGTGAAATGGGTATTCTGTGGTGCCCATGACACTTACTTACATTTCTTAATGTGCTACCTGGCCCCCAAAAGTTgaagatgttatgtactgaagttctcaccctgggccagcagggggatactgtagatagttttcactcaggtccacatatgcaaataagggattgaaagtgacgttcagtgattggatagttacagaaagtggttactgtgtCGTTGTAGTGGAgcgctatataagcaggctggctgaacccttcagtttagttctattctggcctgtgaataaacaagagctgtttgaagaatcgctatgtcatctgatatgttcacccacaacttaacagaggaCATCTGCTCTAAATCTAAAACAAACAACAGTCCAAGTACTGAATCTGAAGCTGCAAATTGGTCCCCTTCTCTTCTCTGCCAGTTGTGTGAACTCTGTAGGGACAGTGAACATCATGAGCTGAAGTAACTTATAATTCTGTTAGGAGGAGCTGAAAGTGTCAAAACTATGAATTAAGGCCTGAATTGGAGGTGTGAGGCTATGCTCCCATTTAAAACATGCTGGGTAATCTTTTAACAAgccacagcaaaaacaaaaaagggttgTTCAACTTAACTTGAAACTGGATGGGTTGAATTTCTCCTATCCTTTTTCCTCCCTACCCCCTACTCCAGTAAGAATTTAGAAGCACTAATCTTTATAACAGGggtagggaacttgtggccctacAAATGTTGTTGGCctcccatcaaacccagccagcgtggccaatggacagggatggtgggagttgtatgtTTTCATACAAAAACACAGGGCAACAGTCTGTCACATAAAGAAGCTtgaatcctccagatgttgctgggctaccaATCAAGGATACATatgtgacgctgtggtctaaaccactgagcctcttgggcttgctgatcggaaggtcggcggttcaaatccctgtgatggggtgagctcccgttgctctgtcccagctcctgccaacctagcagttcaaaagcacctcagtgcaagtagataaataggtaccgctgcggcgggaaggtaaatggcgtttccgtgtgctctggcttccgtcacggtgtcccattgcaccagaagcagtttagtcctgctggccacatgacctggaaagctgtctgtggataaacactGCCTCCTttggtctgaaagtgagatgagctccgcaaccccatagaCGCCTTTGACTCAACTTAACCATCgaggggtcctctacctttttCACCTTACCTATGTGGCTTCTGGAAAGTTACTGGGATACTTCATGGTGGTGTGCTCTGTTTTTAAATCTTCTTGTCCTTTCACAGTATTTGGCTCCAGAAGTGCTGAAGAAACAGCCCTATGACAGAACTGTAGACTGGTGGTGCCTTGGAGCTGTTCTCTACGAAATGTTGTTTGGCTTGGTGAGCTTTCAAAAACTGACGTTGCTTTTGCAGGCAACAGTTCAAGTGCTGAAAGTGGTTTGAAAGAGAATCCTAAGCTGTGGGCAAGCCGATTTAGACCACAGGCAACAGTGGGACAAACGGCTTTTACAGGTGGTTTGGAGCAACAGAAAAAGCTGTCATCCTGTTTAACCAGATGCAAAAAGCAGAGGTGTTTATACCCATTTACAATGATCCCTAATTCAAGCCACTTTCAGCTCTCTGGGAAGAAGtcccattccacccccacccccggcctcTTTAATAACCCTATAATCCAgagacattcaatgaagctgaatgttggggaGACACAGGAAGCACAGAAACAACAAAGTTTGAATacggaatttgctaccacaaggtgtggcgatggtcaccaacttggacagcttgaAAAGGgacttagacaaattcacaggcTTCTGATGGCTACTGGTTATGGTGGCTACATTGCCTCCAGTATCAGatgcaatatgttgttgttgtttagttgtgtccgactctttgtgaccccataggtGCAATATGCCTGCCTCTaactaccagttgctgggaatcacacgtGAGAGAGGCTATTGCAATCATGTCATCCTTGCAAGCTTCCCTTAGGCACTTGTGGGAACAGAACGCTGGACTTTGATCCAGCAGAATTTTGCCATATGCTAACTCACACTAGTCTTACACTATTGACACGAGCCTGGCTCCTCCTTACTCCTCTGTGCCAGTGGAATTAGCTCAATTAGCCCAGGCATAGCTATGTTCTGGGGACAAAAGTTGACCGTTCAGCAGCTGCTGACACTGCCCTGTATCTGACTGTTGATTTGTGTTTGTAGCAATCTGTTGCAAACAGTGTCACAAATTGGTGCACCATATATGAACCGTAATTATAGGATTCCCAGCTGTGTTTGCTACCTTTTGCTTGAGTGTAGGTTAGACTGAGGTTGCGTTAATAAAACAGAGCAAGCTGTGGACTGCATGCTTAGTCATTGCTAAGCAACTGAGGATTTATCTGAAACATTCCACAGTAGTATATGAAACAAAAATTTAAGAAGCACTATCCCCTCTGTTTCCTAGCTCTCCTGTTGAACTGTAGAAAAAAAACAACTAGCATGAATTTGATGTCTCTGCAATATTGCAATGCATGCTTATGCAACTTGacttttctcctccttcttcttctcccctcccacttCTCTCCTATCAGCCTCCGTTTTACAGCCGGGATGTGTCTCAGATGTATGATAATATTCTGCACAAGCCACTTCAGATTCAAGGAACCAAGACCATAGCAGCTTGCGATATCCTGCAAGGACTTCTCCATAAAGATCAGAAGaagaggctgggagccaagaCAGACTTTGTACGTTTAGAGCGCTAGTCACCATTACTCATTCCTTGTTTTCACTAAGAATTTCATCCTTCCCCGAGAGAGCAATATTTTAACACCTGTTGAAACACCTGCAGCCTCCCATTTTCTGTGTCAGTTATTGGCTGATCTGCACTGTCCCCTGTCATCTTTGCTGCTCTCTTGTCAGGTTGTCTCCACATCCTTCATTTTTGTCCTTATGCCTTGCATTGATTGCAAAACCCCTAAGATGTGACCATGTCATTTCTACGTTTTAGGGGACTAGagactctgctgctgctgtgtaatCAATGTTTCGTATTAGCAGCTAGcagtgggtgaatctgtcagtctTGGttcctctcaatttctcattttccatCATAAAGTTCAGTCTTTCacatcagtttacatttaaaaaaaagtcatcatgaaaattaATTGGCATTTTAGCATGAATTTCTAACACATTTGTgtagaatttctcctaatatttttgcaaaccaaaatgcattttgtatcttgttttccttaatatatgcatttttatgcatgctttgccCTAGTATATTCATATTTTGCACACAtactttggctggagaactgcactgcaaaatttgtagAAGTGCGAATTCTTTGGGTGCATTGGAAAGGGTGAATGaaataggttcacctttaaatgtgaactgaactgaaattcTTTTCCCATTCCTGTTAGCAGCAGTGATAATAACTCCAAGGATAATAAGTCCTCCAGactggtatttttttttaatgcggaTGTATTCTGCAACGTGCCATGGGCACAATAACGgtacattagtggtggatttatacagaCTTGTTCACATATCATTCTGCTATATTAGTTGTTTTGCAGTGTTCCTCCAATGTTACCCTATTATTGCTATCTGGAAGGGCACTATTGCACTTTGGTGCAAGAAAAGTGGGACCAAAAACATGGGGACATTTTATACCACAGCAGGTATTTACAAGATATACACTGATTGAAAATGAAGCaatgagtggtattcaactaagttttacttacagcagacccactgaaatgagtgaACATGGCTAAgttatgcccattaatttcaatgggtctactctgagtaaaaacttAGCGGAATACCACCCAGTATGTACACACCAAAGCTTTTGAAAGCAGGACCACGTATAACtgccctgataccatcatgagcacaaatcatcatgaatgcaccataaaaaggatgtctggggaaacccaaggACGAGTAGAAGCAGTATGGGGATAAGATCAGAACACATTCGGTACAGAGGGCTACTGCTAACCTTCATAGTTAGCAGTATTTAATTGGCTGCTAGTGATCGCTTTCATTGCATACTATGATACTTGAAAATATGTCGACATTTTCGTATGCATTTCTTGCTTTGCCCACATTGCAGCGCTTGATTTTGTATGTCGGTGCTGCTGCTTTCTCTTGATTAATGTACTGTTTTTGGAAATTATATGCAGGCAAATACATATTGCTGACTGTGTTTACAGAAAGCTGTGTTCACCTGCAGGAGGGAAGTGCTTAAGAGATCTCAGATGAGCTGAGAGATGGCCATggtggtgctgttttgttttttgaggtggggggggatgCATGGAAATTTAAACGTACAGGCTTTTGTGAGTAGATACAAGTGAATGTGCCCAACATTTAAGTTCTAATAATTTATGGCGTGACATTCATTTTCTTCACAGCTTGAGATAAAGAACCACGTGTTCTTCAGTCCAATAAACTGGGACGACTTGTACAGTAAGAGGATCACGCCTCCATTTGACCCTAAAGTGGTAAGTGGAAAGTTTTCTACTTTGTAATGATGAATAGAGACAGGGCATTATTTAATTTAAACTGTTTTATCCCACTTTTCAGGAGAAAAGGCTTCTAGAGCAGCTTACAGATAGCAAGGGGGTAAGATAGTCCTTGCCATCAAGCCTGCAGCCTAAAAAGACACAAGGAAAATGGATGGGGCAGGAAGGTAGCAAGTTCAGGCATTGCTTCTTATTGTAATAACCAACTGGAATGGAACAAATTAGGATAGGATGAGCCAAGAGTTGCTAGTATTTTCAGTGGAGCCAATGGAGAGCCCTTGTTGTCCCATCTTCCCTTTTCCTAGAGCCTGAGGGAATTCCGcagttgggggaggatcctgatGGAACATTAAGAAATGCTTAAAGAGATCACCTGCTCCATCTTCTTTTAGGATTTCTGGGGCAGAACCTCCACCTCTCCCCAAGATCATACAATCCAAGGCACGGTAACTTGtggttcttcagatgttgctggactataaatCCCACCCTctttgtccattggccatgctcatTGGGGCCAGGGGGAGCCGgcatgcaacaacatctggaatgccacaggttcctcatgccTGATATAACTGGTCAGGGAGCTTCCTGACTTCATAGGATTATAGAGTTGGAGGGGATTCtgatggccatctagtccaaccacttgTGATGCAGGAATCGGAGCTAAGCTTGCAATATGCTGGCCAAGTCCAAGCATCATAGCCATGTGTTGGTCGTTGGGGTTGCATAATATCATTTGCCTCTCAACCAGGGTTGGAAATGGTATCCAGTTCTGGTTTAGAAGAGCCATAGTTTGCTCAGGCTTGGCATAACATAACAATTGCCCTTGTGTCCTGTCTGTGGGCTTTCagcaggtatctggttggccaaagTGGAAAATACAATGCTGGACttgacaggcctttggtctgatccagcagggatcttcctaTATTACCATCTCCTCTCTCATtggtaataataaaaaacagtatTAGTATTGCTGTCATAAGCTGAGGCTTGCAGAATAGAGAAAAAATAACTTGCTGTTCCTTTTCAAGGCTGGTCCTGCTGATCTACGGCATTTTGACCCAGAATTTACTCAGGAAGCGGTCTCCAGCTCCATCATCCGTACCCCCGACTTTGCTACCAGTAGTTGCAGTGCAACAGATGCTTTTTTGGGATTTtcttatgcaccaaatgatgaaGACTAAAGCAACCTATGTCAACAAGGCTTGAGAAACCCAGTTTTTGCTCTCCATTTAAACAGAGAGGAAGCCACTACCCTCTGACTAATCTTCTAACTGGAACAGAACCAAGCTTTCCTTCCATGACATATAAGACCTCATAATGTGAATGCTCCTCTAAAGGAGGAAATGTTGATTATTCTAGCTagaattgttttatttgtacaAACTTGAACACAGTTAATGATACAATCTTGTGCCAAAATTGATGTCCTCTTATGAGAATGCAGGCTAACCTCTGTTTGAATTGCCACCCAAGGTATTCTGGATAACCAGCTGTTCTGGGCTCAGTTGGTTTATAGTAGGTACACTACCTGTTCAGATATTTTGTCACCTTAGTTTGTGGTTCACCTCAATTGGGTCCATGTTCTGGCTACATACTCTTAGGGAGTAGCCAATGTAgttcatatgttgttggactacagttcccattatctccAAGCTTTGGACATGTGagcagggggtgatgggagttgtagtccaacaacattggctgCTACAGGGGATTCTTAGAAAAGGCCTTTGGAACTATCCAGAGAATCCAGGAATCCCCTCCCCAATTCCTTGTAGCTGGTCCTTTTACAGCTTTTGCACAGAACTGTGTATTTCCAAATTGATTGCCTctggagctttctttctttttttcctttcagtaTTATGAACCACAGGTGATGCCACCTACAATTTGCATGAGTGTTTCTTTTCACAGCTGAAAGCATTGCTCTCCAGCTAAATGGCACTGATGGGAGCAGCTCTATCGCACCACACCTGTGCTAGATATAGTGATTTGTGATTTTAACTTGGAAATGTTGATAGCACACTGCTTACATTTTTAGtaattgtatttatttcccccttttaatcTGGAAGGTGTGTAGTGATAAGCATCTGGTCATAACTACCTCTTTACTGCATAGATAGAGTACAGCCAATGGATTTTCTTTTTACGAAgataaaggaaggaaaaaatataggtctgttttttaaaagaccTGCCTATTAAGAACTCCTGAGCAGAGATGAATTGTACCAATGTGTGATCTTTTATTTACAAAACTGAGAGCTGGTGCAACTATAGCTGCCACAGGGAGTAGTGTCATTACCCTCATGTTATACAAAATTGCTACCTGTCCCAGGATGTTTCTATGGAACCCTTTAATCATTGATCTCTTAGTCAAAAtcatttaaaattatatattctTCTTATGCTGGTAAGGGATCTTCCTACAAAACATGGATATAAAGGTATTGGATTAAGTAACAAAGCAGGCTGATCCTGGAAATAAATTTCCCCTGCTACCAGCTAAAGGTAAAACACATCCACCCTGATGAATTATGAAGGTGGGATGTGTTGAGGTGCCTAGAATGGGCTGCCAGTATACATATAAGCACAAGTGTGAATGTCATTGCCAACCTGAAATAATGCAGAATGataatttttattttgctgtttaaaACAGCACAAGGATCAAGGTGCAAACCTGGGGTGTGGAGGATTCAACTGTGATAATATATACTACAGAAATAACTGCCAGTTTTGGTGCCTTTGTACCTCTTAAACAcctgcctttaaaaacaaaacactatgtcCATGTTTAGCTTGAAAAGCATCCACCATCtctgtgcattttaatttttagaCACTATGGATGTTTATCTATGTGTTAAGAAATGTGTCTAGTGTCCAAGCTTGCTGTGGGATtttctttttgcttgcttgcttgagttTGTTGTCAAGGCTATGGTGGGGGGAAATATAATAGTGCTTGCATGACTGCTCCTCTTTGAGTGTCGTGGATATGCTGATATAACTCCATAATCATGTTGAAAGATCCTTGCATTTTCTCTTATGTTCTCTTCCTAACcccagtttttattttgttgACTATTTAagagtttaataaataaaataatatattttaaagcaaactgtTGCATGACTGATAAAAAACACAGTGGGTGTTTTTTATGGTAATGTTTAGGTGGCTGTGTAAAAAGTAACCATATTTTTCTGTCCTTTTTAACATCTGTCCAATATCTTAAGTAGTAAATGCAAACCAGACAATAAAGGGAACAACAAGGTTCCTTAATACTCACCATTTAACTGTGTACACATCAGCCTAGCTAAGTTACCTTTCCCTACACTGGAATTCCAACCCCCGCTCACAGACTTCATGAATATTTCTGGGAGTCTCAGCAAAGCACTTAATAAACTTTTTTGGTATTCTACAAATTGAAGCACATTGCTTGTTTTAGTAAGCATAGTCTTGCCTTACTAATGTGACGTATCTGCTTTTTCTTTAACAGCTGCAAAATAATATTTGCATCATTGTACGGAAGCAAACATCACTTCCCTTTCACTCTTAATGCTACCCGATGAAACCCTTAGGAGCACACATCTGACAAActgaccaataaataaataaataaatatacaagcaGGGAAGCAGATACTAGTGATAATCATTTTCACAGGTTAGTTGACCAGCAAAATGCAACTAAAGCTATCCTCAGAAAG
It encodes the following:
- the SGK2 gene encoding serine/threonine-protein kinase Sgk2 isoform X2, with amino-acid sequence MRGGLSAQRTKCADCLDKVNWTRKLTQNFSQKTHQHIHFQADLMHPTGIETVFETLGKAKDLIKHGRERLEQTIKTSSSRLCSYAERVATLMDRSKSQGDSQPSSPTDNINLGPSANPNAKPTDFDFLKIIGKGSFGKQNHIMAERNVLLKNVKHPFLVGLHYSFQTKEKLYFVLDYVNGGELFFHLQRERCFCEPRARFYAAEMASAVGYLHSLNIIYRDLKPENILLDCQGHVVLTDFGLCKEGMEPEETTSTFCGTPEYLAPEVLKKQPYDRTVDWWCLGAVLYEMLFGLPPFYSRDVSQMYDNILHKPLQIQGTKTIAACDILQGLLHKDQKKRLGAKTDFLEIKNHVFFSPINWDDLYSKRITPPFDPKVAGPADLRHFDPEFTQEAVSSSIIRTPDFATSSCSATDAFLGFSYAPNDED